The Nocardia sp. BMG51109 nucleotide sequence AGTTTGGCCATTACCTCCGCCGGCAACGGTGATTCCGCCGCCGCGCCCTCCGGCGGCGCGGCGAGCTCGGCCAGACCACGGAACATTCGGGTGTCCACCGGCCCCGGGCAGATCGCGCTGACACCCACCTCCGGAGCGACCAGATCCAGTTCTCCCCGTAGCGATTCCGAGATCGAGATGATCGCCGCCTTGCTCGCCGCGTACGGCGCCCCGAACAGGCCGACCGTCAGCCCCGCCAGCGAGGCGACATTGACGATATGGCCGCGCCCGGCGGCGATCAGATGCGGTACGAAGACGCGGATACCGTTCACGACACCGCCGACATTCACCGACCAGACCCGGTCCCAATCGGCCGGTGCGACCTCCCAGCTGGGTCCGCCCGCACTCGTCCCCGCATTGTTGACCACCAGGTCCAGGCGGCCGAATTCGGCGAGCGCCCGGTCCGCGAGGGCGCGCACCTGGTCGATATCGGCCACATCGGTGGGTACGGCGATCACCTGGTCGCCGAGGTCGGAGGCGGTTTTGGTCAGCGCCGCGGTGTCGACATCGGCCATTGCCACCCGCACACCCCGCCCCGCCAGCGCCGCGGCCAGTGCCACGCCGATCCCGTTGGCGGCACCGGTGACGACGGCGACCTGCCCGGCTTCCAGTTTCATAACCCCTCCGCTCCGACCGGCCCACCCGAATGGTGAGGCGAACTCCCCCGATCCTCCCGTCCCGGCTGCGCGACCGCATCGCCCTTCGGTGTGACCGCAGCATCGCTCTCGAGTATCACAGGGCGGGACGGGATGAATTTCGCCGCCCGGCTTCGTCGGTATGGGTACGCGGTGAAAGGAGTGAGGCGATGAACGCTTCCACGGACGATGCGGCACGCAAACAATTGGAAGTTCTCGTCGGCGAGTGGACGATGCAAGCAGGGCCGCCCGAGGGGCCGCCATGGCCGGGCGCGGGGCGGGTGCGATTCGAATGGCTCGGGACGGCTCCGCTATTGGTGCAGCGGTGGCAGGTCGACATGCCCGAGGCGCCCGACGGGACAGCGGTGATCGGATGCGACGGGAAAAGCGGCTCCTACTATCAGCTCTACACCGACGAGCGCGACGTCCAGCGCATCTACAAGATGGGCCTGGATGCAGGCGTATGGACACTACAACGCCACGGCGAACCGTTCTCCCAACGGTTCACCGGCCGCTTCTCCGAGGACGGCGGAACGATCACCGGCAGGTGGGAACTGGCGGAGGACGGCGAATCCTGGCGCACGGACTTCGACCTGACCTACACGCGAACCGGGTAGGCCCGCACCGGAATCGGCGATTCGTCCGCGAGGCGCTCGGGCTATTCGCCGCCGAACGAACACAGTTCTTCGTCGAGGAACGCTTGCACGGCATCGCCGGGGTCACCGCCACCCCAGGTCAGTGAGACGGTGACATGTTTCCGTGTCGTTCCGAACGACCAGGTCGAATAGCCCGGGGCGTCGCCGTCCTTACCGTAGGCGGTGACGCCGCACGACAACGGTAAGGCGACCAGCCCCGCACCGTATTGTGAGCCGAGCACGGTGGTCCGCATCTCCGTCAGCAACAGCGCGGGGAGCAGGCGACCGCCCAGCAGCGCACCGAAGAAACGGTTCACATCGGTTGTGGTGGAGATCAATCCGCCGGCCGAACCCATGACCGACGGGTCGAGTTCGGTGATATCGACCAGTCGATCCCGCCCGATAGGCAGGTATCCGTGGGCATGTGGGCCGGGAACGGTCGGGTCGGTGCCCGGAAAGCTGGTACCGGTGAGCGCCAGCGGCCCGATGAGGCGATCGTGAAGCGTTGCCGCGTAGGGCTTTCCGGTGAGGCGTTCGGTGATCATGCCGATCAGGAGATAGTTCGTGTTCGAGTAGCCGGTCGTCGTGCCCGGATCGAACGACAGCGGTTCGCCGGCCACCCGGGCGACCAACTCGGCATCGGTCCACGTGCGCCAACGCAGGTCGAGAAACTCCTCGGAACGCGGCGACGGGAAGGTCTCCAGGTACTCCGGGACCCCGCTGGTGTGATCGAGCAACTGGCGGATCGTGACGCGGTCGGCGTACGGCAGGACGCCGGGAAGCACGCTGCCGACCGGGTCGTCGAGCCCGAGCCGGTTCTCGGCCACCAGGTGCAGCACGACGGTTGCCGCGAATGCCTTTGTGACACTACCGATCCGGAATCGCCCGTCGAGCGGCACCGGCGCGGTGGACCCCGCCTCGGCGGCACCGGCGGACGCGCGTATCCGGTCCCCACCGGTGTCGACCTCGGCGGCAGCTCCGGTCGCCCCAGCAGCCACTATCGAATCCAGCCCCTGCTGCAATCGGGTCATCCGGGAGCCTTCGGCAACGGCGGCCGCCGAGGACACCATCAGCACCAGCACGATCGCGCCCGCAACCAATCCGGATCCTCGCCTCCAGCCGACCATATCGACCAGCCTGACGAACCCGGTACCCGACGAAAATCGGGAATCACCCCGATCTTCACCCGGAAATCTGCCCGCCACACGACCCGCGCATCCCCGTCGAGCGTGCACGCAATGCGGAAAACTTCGGCGTGTCGCACTACCGTCACACGATTCGGGTTGTTGTCGTGCGGGAATGCGACTCTACCGATCCGACGTCCCAGCAAGATCATTCGTGTCCGGGGTGATCCGCCCTCACCGACTACCGCGCCGCCCAGACAGCCAATTCGCCGCCGGGCAAGGAGACCACGAGGTAGCCGGAGGGTCCGAACAGTGTCCATGCCTCGTGCTCGGGATCTGCCGGCACGACGACCACCGCACCGGATTCGAAGGTCACCCGCAGGACCGCGTCGTCATCCACGCCGGCAGCGCCGATCCGGTCGAATCGATACTCGGCGAGAGCGGTGTCCCAGGACGCGGTGGTGGGGTCGAAGTGTACGAGTCGCCCGTCGTCGTCGACCGAGAACGCCCCCTCGATGCGGAAGCCGAAACCTTCTTCCGTGTCGAGAACGAGGGCGTACTCGCCGGCCCTCCGCCGGACTTCGTGGCCGACCACGGGTAACCGCATGCCCGGGATCGTAGCGGGATAAAGGTGGATGCCGACGAGCACGACCGCGACGAGCGGCAGCCACTCTGGTGGGTGAACGCGACCGTCGTGACGACTCCGATTGTGCTCGAGGGGATTCGACAGCGGTTGTTCATGCCCCGTCATTCATCAACCGGGGCGAGGCGGTCCCAGGCCGGCGACGAGGCCCCGGCCTGGGACTGGGCGACCAGCCGGGTCCGCCACCGGACGCGCCTCCGACCGGCTGTGGCGGCCGGCGAACCAGGTGCGGGCTCACCAACCACTCTCACCCGGGCCGTTCGGCGCGGACGGCCGCTCCGAACGCATGCAGCTCCGCGCGGAATTCCTCGTCCGGTTCGAGCATGGCGGCGGCGGAGACCCATGCCTCGGCCTCGGCCGGTACCGCGTTCACGGACCAGGTGTCGAGTACCGTCAGCGCTTGTCGGCGCAAACGCAGCCCGTAGCCGCTCAGCGCGGCCCGGATCAGCGGCATGCCGGTTCCCGGGGCGGCGCGGCGCAGGACGGGGAGCACGATCTCGAGGGTGATGTCGTCGGCGAATCCTCGGCCTCGCCGCCAACCGCCCGTGCCTGGGCCGCAAGCGATTTCGTCCAACGGCAGCAGTTGTTCGGCGAGAGCCACGAGATCGGCGATGCAGTCGTCCGGTACTCGCCCGGCCACCCATTGCCAGACGTAGCCGTTGCGCGGATCACGCGGGAGGTAAGCAACGGCGTACGGGTAGGCGTCGATGCCGACTGCCTCGGCACAGGCGAGTGCCCGGTTGAAACCGAATTCGCCGACCGGTTCGGCCAGCTGCCGACGAACCAGACCGGGCCATTCGGGGCGCCCGAGAAGGTCCGAATAGCGCTGGGCCGCATGGTTGATCACGTCCTCAGGCCAGTCGAGCCGGTCGGCTCGATCGGTCAGCAGAACGGCGATGTCACGGACGCTGTTCAGTCGCGCGATCGTCGGATCCGCGGCGACCAACTCGGCGAACCGATCCAGCACGGCCGGCGCATCCTCATAGTCTCGGATATCCGGCGCGGGTCCGCCGATCGCCGCCAGCGCCTCGAGGATTCCGGCCGCGCCGTCGAGTAGTTCGGCGTCGACATCGGGTGCGAGGAGCGCCGAGTAGAGATCCCCCGTGGTAGCGGCGATGTGGGCTAGGTATTCGTCCATCACGCCATTGCAGAAACCCGTCCGCACCAACCACCCCTGGATCTCGGGATCCCGGCATCCCTGCAACCGCTCCACGGCATGGATGCGCCCCCACCCGTCGACACGCCGAGCCAGTTCGTACACCGCGCGATAGCGATCACTTGATGTATTAGCCAGCGCGACAACGGAATACAGCGTGAGATCGCCCAATGTGCCGAGCAGCACCAGCAACTCCCGATCGCGTTCGTCGCCGCTCACCTCCAGCAGCACGATGCCCAGTGCCACGGCATTGCGCCGAGTGCCACGCTCGACCAGATACCGTGCCACCGAACGCATCCGATCCCTCGGCAGGTCGAGCGCACGCAGCTCTCGCACCAGGCCGTCGGCCAGGTTCAGCGCGGTCCGGTCGGCCAGACGGTCGTGTAGCGCCGCGATGGCCCGCGCAACGGGTTCCACCGCGACGACTTCGGCTATGGCAGAGGCCAATTCGGCAGCATCGGCATCGGGCGGGGCCGCCCCGTGATGAGTCCGCACACCATCGCTGACGGTTGAACTGAGAACCGGCACCTGCGCCGACGGTTGCTCGTCCGGTAGCGGATGCCCCTCGTCAGGCCAAGGGCCGGGGCCGTGCAAGGATTCGAGACGCAGGGCGTGAGCAAGGTAAGTGGCCTGGTCATCGGCATCGCCGGAGTCCAACTGCCACTCGCCGGTAATCACCGGCTGGGGCGCACCGCGCCCTTTCCGTAGAAGGAGATCATGGCCCGATCATGACATACCGCTCCGAGCGGAGTCCATCCCTCATCCGCGGGCGGTCCCGGCATCCGCGCAGCGGAGATCGCGCACCGGCATATCGCACACAACCTGGGCACCACTCACAAACACCCGGTATTCATGCAGCGGGTCGGCGGGTACACCCCGTCGACCTGCGTCAGCCGCTTCAGCCGAATGCTGCCCGATCAAGGCTGCGTACAGGCACGGAGACACCGGAGTTTCGATGGGCGACGTTGCGCGAGAAGCAAACTCCCTCAGATCCAGTTTCCACCGTTTCAGATTCGGGGTGGATCGGGGCCAGGTGGTCGGGCATATTGGGGCGTCATGAAGTATGTGTTGCTGATCTGCGACGACGAGACATGTTCGCCGTCCATGGAGGAGATCGCGGCGGACCCGGCCTATCGGGCATTCGCGGCGGAGGTGGATCGGCGCGGCGCCAGCCTCGGCGGCGCGCGGTTGCGTCCGGTGGCGGACGCGACGACGGTCCGCGTCCGCGACGGAGAGACGCTGGTGTCCGACGGCCCCTTCGCGGAGACCAAGGACTTCATCGGCGGCATCGACATCATCGACTGTGCCGACCTCGATGAGGCGATCGCGATCGCGGCGTGCCATCCGTACGCGAATAGGGGTTGCGTCGAGGTCCGGCCCGTGTGGGAATGACTGCGCCGCAAGAGGTTCGAGCTGCGATAGACACGGCGTATCGCAACGAGTGGGGGCAGGTGGTCGCCACCCTGATCGGAGCGACCGGGGACTGGGATCTGGCGGAGGACTGCGCGCAGGACGCGTTCGCCGCGGCGCTGTCGACCTGGCCTCGCGACGGCGTTCCCGATCGTCCGGGCGCGTGGCTCACCACGACGGCGCGTAACCGCGCGATGGATCGACTGCGCCGGAACGCGGCCGCGAGCACGAAACTTCGGCAGCTCGCCGTACTGAGCCGCGGTCCCGTCGAGCCACCGGTGGATGCGATTCCCGACGAGCGGTTGCGACTGATCTTCACGTGTTGCCATCCGGCACTGCCGTTTCCGGCCAGGGTCGCGCTCACGTTGCGCACGTTGGCGGGCCTTACCACCGCCGAGATCGCGAAGGCGTTCCTCACGGCCGAATCCACCATGGCGCAGCGCCTGGTCCGCGCCAAGCGCAAGATCGTCGAGGCCGGCATCCCGTATCGGGTGCCGCCGCCGGAGTTGTTGCCGCAGCGGCTGTCCGCGGTCGCGGCGGTGCTCTACCTGATCTACAACCAGGGCTACGACGACGAGAGCGGAGCCAGAGGGCTTGCGGCCGAGGGCATTCACCTCGCCCGGGTGCTGACCCGGTTGCTGCCCACCGAACCCGAGGCGCGTGGTCTGCTGGCGCTGATGTTACTGATCGAGGCGCGCCGCGAATCTCGTATCACCAACGGTGTTCTGGTCACGCTCGAGGATCAGGACCGGTCCCGGTGGGATCGCGCGATGATCGCAGAGGGCGTCCGGACGCTGGATGATGCCTTGGCCATGCGGCGCCCCGGCCCCTATCAGGTGCAGGCCGCGATCGCCGCCTGCCACGCCACCGCGCCCGACGCGGCGGCCACCGACTGGCCGCAGATCGCCGCGCTCTACCGCGAACTCGCGCGGCTGTCGCCGTCACCGGTGATCGATCTCAACCGCGCCGTAGCGGTGGCGATGGCCGACGGCATTCCGGCGGGCCTCGCCCTCGTCGACGAACTCGACAAGTCCGGCCGCCTCAACAACTACTACCTGCTGCCCGCGACCCGAGCCGACCTGCTCCGCCGCGAAGGCCGCGTCTCCGAGGCCGCCGCGGCATACGAGGCGGCGCTGGAACTGGCACCGACCGACGCCGAGCGCCGCTACCTGACCGGTCGCCTGCACAGCCTCTGACCTGCGCCCGCGAAAATTTCTACAACTTCTTCGGCGTCGTTGTCGATCCCGGGCGGCCTCCTTCGTCGGTGGGGCACAACCACCCGAAGAGAGGCAAGACCATGTCGAATACCGAACATCTCACCGCCACCATGTCCGTCGACCGGACACCGGACGAGGTCTTCGCGGCCGTCACCAACGTGCGCGCCTGGTGGAACGAGAACATCATCGGCGAAACCGCCACGGTAGGAGACGAATTCGTCTTCACCGACGACTTCCACTACGCCGGTGAAACCGCCAAGTCCAAGAAGGGAATCCGCTTCTGCCGGTTCCGGATCACCGAGGCCGTCCCGGGCCGCCGAGTCGTCTGGCACGTCCTCGACTCCTACCTCACCTTCGTCGCCGACCACGACGAATGGACCGACACCAACGTCATCTTCGACCTCACCGCAACACCACAGGGCACGACCCTGCACTTCACCCACAAGGGCCTGAGCGCCGCAGAATCCGAATGCTTCGAGGCCTGCTCACGCGGCTGGACTTTCTACATCACCCGGAGCCTGCCGCAGTTGATCACAACCGGCACCGGACAGCCCATCGAGAAATACGACCACTGAAACCCGGTGGGCTGGAAGCAAATCGGACATATCGCTTGTCGGCACGGGCGCCGGGCCCGTGCCGACAGCGGCCCTGACGACGAATCCGGCCTCGATCGCCGCCATGGATCACGACATTCACCAGATAGGGCTCGCAAAATCGCGCGTGTCCGACCAACCCGGTACATTGCCGACATCACCACGCTCATCGACAACTCGACAACGAAACCGCCCTGCGAGCGGTCAAGTACCCCGCGACACGCCCACACCGCTCGCACGCAGGTCACAGCAGATTTCCGGCTCCACCGACACCGCCATCCCCGGGCGTGTCGGATACCGATCAGACCACCGCTCGCAACCCGACACATCGACGCAGGTCAGGGCACCCGAAAACGGAAGCCGTGCTTCCGGCCGTACCCGCCGGACTCCATTGCGGCGCAAAACTCCAGCCTTCTCCGGTTTTGGGAAGGTACTGCTTCCGGCCGTTCCGGCCGGACTCCATTGCAGCGCGCGCATCTACCACCAGTTCTGGCGTCCGCGCACCGCTGCTTCCGGCCGTTCCGGCTGGACTCCATTACGGCGACGAACTCACCCCTACCGCGTTGCCTACAGCCCCTGTACTTCTGGCGTGTTCCCTACGCCGGACCCCCATTGAGGTTTTTCCAGCAAAGTGGTCGCAACAGTCACCTTGCGGGAGGTCGTTCCGGCCGGACCCATTCCTGCCAGCGACCTGTCGGCAGACAGCTCACTGACATATCCGTAACGGCCCGCACGCAGCCAGCGACGAGAAACTGGCACTTGGCTCGACGTGTCGGTGTCGGCGCGTAGCCTTCCAGCGTCGAGAGTTGCAGGGGGTTATATGTCTTTCGAGGATTTCGTCGCTTCGGCGACCGACGGTGCGGTCCGGCCGTACGAGTACCAACGGCAGATGGCCGAGTCCGGTCTGCCGGAGATCCTGCGTGCACCAACAGGTTCGGGCAAGACGTTGGCGGCTGTGCTGCCGTGGTTGTATCGGCGTGTGGCACACCCGGATTCGGTGGTGCGCACATCGACTCCCAGGTGGCTGGTGGTCGTCCTGCCGCAGCGGACTCTGGTGGACCAAACCGTCGGCAAGGTGCGTGACTGGGTACAAGCGCTCGGTCTACCGGTCGGCGTACACGTGCTGATGGGTGGCGCCGATGATGACGATCGGGAATGGAAGAAATACCCGGACCGCGAACGCATCTTCGTCGGCACGCAGGACATGGTGCTGTCGCGCCTGTTGATGCGCGGCTTCGCGGAATCCCGCAGCGCGTGGCCGATGAGTTTCGGCCTGCTGCATACCGGTGTGCAGTTCGTGTTCGACGAGGTGCAGCTGATGGGGCCAGCCGTGCCGACCTCGCTCCAGTTGCAGGGTCTGCGGGAAGCTTTCGGGACGGCCGCACCGTGCCGGTCGATGTGGATGTCGGCGACGATCGACGAATCCGAGCTTTCCACCGTGGATTTCCACCGCCCCTTGACCATCCTGGACGTCACGGCCTCCGACGGCGAACTGGCACTCCGCGTGGGTGCGACCAGGACGATCCAGCAGCTCGAGATGGATGCCGATGCCAAGACCTACGCAGAGGTACTCGCTGCACGAGCCGTTACCGAGCATCGAACCGCCACGCGGACTCTCGTCGTGGTCAACACCGTCGATCGCGCCGTATCCGTATATGAAGCGTTGACGAAGCTCACGCCGAATGCCCGAATTGTCTTGCTGCATTCGCGGTTTCGACCGGATGACCGTGCCCGGCACACCGACGCCGCCTTGGCGGTCCCCGGCACCGAGGGAGTCATCGTGATCTCGACGCAAGTGCTGGAGGCGGGAGTCGACGTAACCTCGGAGACGCTGATCACCGAGACCGCACCGTGGTCGTCCATCGTCCAACGGGCCGGGCGCTGCAACCGGGACGGCCGTGCCGCGCACGCGCGGCTGCTGTGGGTGACACCGCCCGGCGCGAAGGCGCATCTTCCTTACGAGGCAGCCGATCTCGCCGCGAGTGCCGAAGCGCTGACCCGCCTGGAAGGCCGGCCGATGACGGGAAAGGCCCTCGCCGAGATGGATGTGGTGATGGAACGACCGCTGCATCCGGTGCTCCGGCGTCGAGATCTGCTGGACTTGTTCGACACCACGCCCGACCTGGCCGGAAACGACATCGACGTGAGCCCGTTCGTCCGCGATGCGACCGATCGCACCGTTTCTATCGCCTGGCGGGTATTCGGCCCGGATATGCCTGCCGTGCAGCGCATCGAGCTGTGCCCCGCCCCGCTCGGCGAGGTGCAGAAGATGGCCGCAGCCGGTAAAGCCATGGTCTGGGACCAGGCCGACGGGTGCTGGCGAGCGGCCCGCACCCGCGACGTTCGGCCCACTGCGGCCATCGTGGTTGATGCCGCCAAGGGCGGATACCTACCTGATCGGGGATTCGCCCCCGCCAGCAAGCGGCCGGTAGAGCCCGTAATGGCGTCGGGACAGAAGCCGGAAGGATTCGGCCACGACCCACTCTCGGGCGGTTATGGCACATGGTTGCCGCTGGCCGATCACCTTCTGGCGACCGAGCAGGCCGCCACAGAACTACTGTCCAAATTCGACAAAGCACTGGAATTGACTGCGTCGCAGCGACATGCGATCACACGCGCGGCGCTCCTTCACGATCTGGGCAAGGCCAGCCCATCGTTCGCGACGGCTCTCGTCGAGGCGAATCCGGAATCGCCCCCACCTGATTCGGAGACCGTCTGGGGTAAGTCGCCCGGCCACGGCCGACTGGTGTACGACCCACCGCATTTCCGACACGAACTGCTGAGCGCTCTGTGGCTGTTGGACGAATCCACCGAACTGCTCGAGGGGGCCGAGGAGCCGGACCTGGTTGTCTATCTTGTCGTGGCCCACCACGGGAAGGTGCGGGTGACGGTACGGGGGCGGCCCGACGAGTCGGAAGGCGTGATCCTCGGCGTCCGAGATGGCACGAACACGATCGGCTTCGACCTCGACGGGCAACCGGTGAAGTCGGTCGCCGTCTCGCTCCGACACACGACGCACGGGAACGGGGCTCTGACCAGCCGGGCACTGGCATTGCGCGACCGTCCGGACATAGGTCCGTTCCGATTGGCGTTCTGTGAGGCACTGGTTCGAGCCGCGGACTGGCAGGCCAGCACTGACGAGGACCGATGACCGATGACCGACCTGAACTTGACCGGATGCCGAACCACGCCGCTCTCCGGATACCTGTCGGCACTGGGCGTCCATCGCGCCATGCACCGGCTACTGGACCCGTCGGCAACCGGCTACTGGAAGGCCGACGCATACCGGCTGCACAGCACGCACACCGCGATCGACGAGCTGGCGGCCGATCTACATCCGACATTCCGGCCGGAATCGATTGTCTCCCCATGGAATTCCGGATCCGGATTCGTCGGCAACGGAAAAAGCGCTTCGGCGGAGCGAATCCTGCAATGGGTACGTGACAGTACCGACGACAGAATGGAGGACCTCAGGCAGACTGTTGCCGCCGCCGACCGGGTGCTCACTCTCGCGCACCGGCGTGGCATAGACGACCCTTGGGACAAGAAACGCAAGCCCGAGGTACTTCGGCTGTGCCGCAACGAACTTCCGGATGCGGCGGTCTCGTGGATGGATGCCGCGGTCGCTCTCACCACCGACGACCTATCGTATTCACGCCTGCTCGGTACGGGCGGAAACCTCGGCCGGCAGGATCTCTCGGCGACCTACCTGCAACAGGTACGACTCGTGCTAGAACACCGGCACAGCCAAGCATGGCTCGCCTCGGCACTGGACGGCCGGCCACGGATGCCCCTGCCGAAAGATACTCCCGGTCAATATGATCCAGGCGGCGTCGGAGCCCCCGAGGAGCCCAATCCGGTCGGCAATCCGTGGACGTTTCTGTTCGTATTGGAAGGAGCGTTACTGTTCGCCACGGCTGTGGTGCGTCGCCACGGCGCCGACTACGCCAGAGCCGCACTTCCTTTCCAAGTAGCAGCGACAACGGCCGGGTTCGCGTCGACGGCATCGGGTGAACGGCCGCTGGCCGAACTCTGGGCACCGGAATGGTCGCAGCCCATGCAGATTCCCGAGATCAAGCACCTGTTCGGCGAGGGGCGCGCCGACTGGAATTCCAGCGCGGCGCGGTCGGGCCTGGATATGGCCCGTGCCGCCGCGACTCTCGGAGTCGACCGAGGAATCACCGCCTTCGAGCGCCACGTGTTCGTGGACCGACTCGGGCAGAACCCGATCGCGGTGCCGGCCGGACGCATCGACGTCGGCATCCGCGGGGGGACAGACCTGCTGGCACCGTTGGACCGATGGCGTGATCGGCTACGGCAGGCGGATCCACCCACGATGGTCACGGCACGACTGCGGGCCCTCGACCAAGCTTTGTACGACCAAGCGAATCTCGGGACCGCCCGTGCGCTGATCGACGTGTTCGCCGCACTCGGGCGGTGCCGATCGGCCGTCGAGCGGTCCGGAGCCGTCCGAGACGTCGGGCGGCCCAACCTGCCCGCCGGTGAGCGTCTGTTCCCATTGCTCTTGCCGGAGTTGGGTTCCGACCGAGACCTGCGCATCGCGTTGGCATTGGCGACTTCACGAGATCACCGAAACGCCTTCGCCGACTGGCTGGTTGCGTCCTCGGCCACCGACCGACTGCCGCAATGTCTGGCCGAGATCGCGCGCCGACGCGGGTTTCCCGGCGCCACCGCGGAGACGGCCAACAGCATGCCGGCAGTACGCGGCGTACGGATCGCATTCGAACGCGGAATGAGACTGCGGTCCGGCGACATCCGTGCGTTCGTCGCCGGAGCCGTCGATGACTCACGAATCATGGCCGTACTGCTCGGCCTGTCGTGCGTGAACTGGCGCGACACCCCCGACGCGACGTTGACCGGCGACCGCGCACACGATCCGGCGCTGAACCTGCTGCTCCCGTTTTCCGGAGCAAAACCTTTCCCCTACACCACTATTGACGGAGTCGGAAAGACCCTGCTGGTCCGCCCCGGGCACGACTGGGTTGCCCAACTAACCGCCGGGCATACCGACCGAGTACTGCGTGACGCATCTCGGCGGCTGCGCATCGCCCGTCTACGCCAAGTCGTCACCCTGCCATCGACCGAACTCGATGGCTCCCGGCTTGCCGCCGCACTGTTGTTCACGTCCCCACCCGCGGATCGTCGCGCCGGGTTGGCGCGCGTCGCCGTTATCGGAACCCCCCACCCGTTGTCACCTACGAAGGAACCCGCATGACCAGTCGCTTCATTTACGATGTCGAGTTGGAACCGGCATTCGGAAGCACATTCCAGCCCACCGGTTTTCCCGACATCGGAGCCGCCACCTTCACCCGCTACGACAAGGGCCGCGCAGTCGACGCCCTACTGGTGGAATCCGTACAGTCCATGGCGAATCGCCTGGAGGCCACCGCCTGGGACTCGACCGCCAACCGTCCCTCCCCCACACTCACCGGGCTCCCCTGGGTGCGGGTGGTCAGGGCGAAGTCCGGTGATTTCCTCACC carries:
- a CDS encoding SDR family oxidoreductase, whose product is MKLEAGQVAVVTGAANGIGVALAAALAGRGVRVAMADVDTAALTKTASDLGDQVIAVPTDVADIDQVRALADRALAEFGRLDLVVNNAGTSAGGPSWEVAPADWDRVWSVNVGGVVNGIRVFVPHLIAAGRGHIVNVASLAGLTVGLFGAPYAASKAAIISISESLRGELDLVAPEVGVSAICPGPVDTRMFRGLAELAAPPEGAAAESPLPAEVMAKLAPMMEAITEMAEEALPTARAAEIILDAVESGKLYETTHPTMAVAARERIDTILESFGTPARAS
- a CDS encoding serine hydrolase, translating into MVAGAIVLVLMVSSAAAVAEGSRMTRLQQGLDSIVAAGATGAAAEVDTGGDRIRASAGAAEAGSTAPVPLDGRFRIGSVTKAFAATVVLHLVAENRLGLDDPVGSVLPGVLPYADRVTIRQLLDHTSGVPEYLETFPSPRSEEFLDLRWRTWTDAELVARVAGEPLSFDPGTTTGYSNTNYLLIGMITERLTGKPYAATLHDRLIGPLALTGTSFPGTDPTVPGPHAHGYLPIGRDRLVDITELDPSVMGSAGGLISTTTDVNRFFGALLGGRLLPALLLTEMRTTVLGSQYGAGLVALPLSCGVTAYGKDGDAPGYSTWSFGTTRKHVTVSLTWGGGDPGDAVQAFLDEELCSFGGE
- a CDS encoding DUF6188 family protein; protein product: MRLPVVGHEVRRRAGEYALVLDTEEGFGFRIEGAFSVDDDGRLVHFDPTTASWDTALAEYRFDRIGAAGVDDDAVLRVTFESGAVVVVPADPEHEAWTLFGPSGYLVVSLPGGELAVWAAR
- a CDS encoding YciI family protein, translated to MKYVLLICDDETCSPSMEEIAADPAYRAFAAEVDRRGASLGGARLRPVADATTVRVRDGETLVSDGPFAETKDFIGGIDIIDCADLDEAIAIAACHPYANRGCVEVRPVWE
- a CDS encoding RNA polymerase sigma factor, with the protein product MTAPQEVRAAIDTAYRNEWGQVVATLIGATGDWDLAEDCAQDAFAAALSTWPRDGVPDRPGAWLTTTARNRAMDRLRRNAAASTKLRQLAVLSRGPVEPPVDAIPDERLRLIFTCCHPALPFPARVALTLRTLAGLTTAEIAKAFLTAESTMAQRLVRAKRKIVEAGIPYRVPPPELLPQRLSAVAAVLYLIYNQGYDDESGARGLAAEGIHLARVLTRLLPTEPEARGLLALMLLIEARRESRITNGVLVTLEDQDRSRWDRAMIAEGVRTLDDALAMRRPGPYQVQAAIAACHATAPDAAATDWPQIAALYRELARLSPSPVIDLNRAVAVAMADGIPAGLALVDELDKSGRLNNYYLLPATRADLLRREGRVSEAAAAYEAALELAPTDAERRYLTGRLHSL
- a CDS encoding SRPBCC domain-containing protein, translated to MSNTEHLTATMSVDRTPDEVFAAVTNVRAWWNENIIGETATVGDEFVFTDDFHYAGETAKSKKGIRFCRFRITEAVPGRRVVWHVLDSYLTFVADHDEWTDTNVIFDLTATPQGTTLHFTHKGLSAAESECFEACSRGWTFYITRSLPQLITTGTGQPIEKYDH
- a CDS encoding CRISPR-associated helicase/endonuclease Cas3; protein product: MSFEDFVASATDGAVRPYEYQRQMAESGLPEILRAPTGSGKTLAAVLPWLYRRVAHPDSVVRTSTPRWLVVVLPQRTLVDQTVGKVRDWVQALGLPVGVHVLMGGADDDDREWKKYPDRERIFVGTQDMVLSRLLMRGFAESRSAWPMSFGLLHTGVQFVFDEVQLMGPAVPTSLQLQGLREAFGTAAPCRSMWMSATIDESELSTVDFHRPLTILDVTASDGELALRVGATRTIQQLEMDADAKTYAEVLAARAVTEHRTATRTLVVVNTVDRAVSVYEALTKLTPNARIVLLHSRFRPDDRARHTDAALAVPGTEGVIVISTQVLEAGVDVTSETLITETAPWSSIVQRAGRCNRDGRAAHARLLWVTPPGAKAHLPYEAADLAASAEALTRLEGRPMTGKALAEMDVVMERPLHPVLRRRDLLDLFDTTPDLAGNDIDVSPFVRDATDRTVSIAWRVFGPDMPAVQRIELCPAPLGEVQKMAAAGKAMVWDQADGCWRAARTRDVRPTAAIVVDAAKGGYLPDRGFAPASKRPVEPVMASGQKPEGFGHDPLSGGYGTWLPLADHLLATEQAATELLSKFDKALELTASQRHAITRAALLHDLGKASPSFATALVEANPESPPPDSETVWGKSPGHGRLVYDPPHFRHELLSALWLLDESTELLEGAEEPDLVVYLVVAHHGKVRVTVRGRPDESEGVILGVRDGTNTIGFDLDGQPVKSVAVSLRHTTHGNGALTSRALALRDRPDIGPFRLAFCEALVRAADWQASTDEDR